A genome region from Armatimonadota bacterium includes the following:
- the alr gene encoding alanine racemase has protein sequence MFRPTVAEIDLEAIAFNFRQVRNLVGPEVKICPAVKADGYGHGAIPVSQAVLNAGAEMLGVATLEEALELRNAGINAPILILQCVLPDSIPEIIAHNVSTMVCDLVFAAELSKCAVEAGKRMKVHIKVDTGMGRLGISPAETVGFSTQLSGMPGLEIEGIFTHFPSSGDPDLSFSHAQIEEFRRLTDEIRKAGIRIPLRHMANSAAILNLPESYFDMVRPGIMLYGLHDTKHLVRDVELRQAMTLKTKIVFLKELPPGKSVGYGRTFVAKRRTLVATIPIGYADGYNRLLSNRAPALVHGIRVPVIGRVCMDQVMLDVTDVPGVSTGDEVVLYGRQGNEFISIEEIADLQNTIADEVICSVSKRVPRVYVNAKNHQTA, from the coding sequence ATGTTTCGACCTACGGTTGCCGAAATTGATTTAGAAGCAATTGCGTTTAATTTTCGACAGGTCCGAAATCTAGTTGGACCGGAAGTAAAGATATGTCCAGCTGTGAAGGCTGACGGCTATGGGCACGGTGCAATCCCCGTAAGCCAAGCAGTCCTCAACGCTGGCGCCGAAATGCTAGGAGTAGCCACCCTCGAGGAAGCACTTGAACTTCGGAACGCTGGTATTAATGCGCCAATATTAATCCTTCAATGCGTTCTTCCAGACAGCATTCCGGAGATTATTGCACACAACGTGAGCACAATGGTGTGCGATCTTGTATTTGCCGCTGAGCTTTCAAAATGCGCTGTAGAAGCAGGCAAGCGGATGAAGGTCCATATCAAGGTTGACACTGGCATGGGACGCCTGGGCATTAGTCCAGCTGAAACAGTGGGGTTCTCAACCCAACTCTCAGGAATGCCTGGGTTGGAAATCGAAGGGATTTTTACACACTTCCCCTCTTCTGGCGACCCAGATTTAAGTTTTTCTCATGCACAGATTGAGGAATTCCGACGACTCACAGATGAAATCCGCAAAGCGGGCATCCGCATCCCTCTTCGACATATGGCAAACAGTGCGGCAATTTTAAACTTACCCGAGTCATACTTCGACATGGTGCGGCCAGGAATAATGCTATACGGTCTTCACGACACAAAGCACCTCGTCCGTGATGTTGAGCTACGGCAAGCGATGACCCTAAAGACCAAAATTGTTTTCCTAAAGGAGCTCCCTCCTGGTAAATCGGTGGGCTATGGCCGAACTTTTGTTGCTAAGAGGCGCACTCTGGTTGCCACAATTCCCATTGGCTATGCTGATGGATACAACCGGTTGCTCTCAAATCGAGCACCAGCTTTGGTTCATGGAATAAGAGTACCAGTCATCGGAAGAGTCTGCATGGACCAAGTGATGCTTGACGTAACCGACGTCCCTGGAGTTTCCACAGGCGACGAAGTTGTCCTCTACGGGCGGCAGGGAAACGAGTTTATTTCCATAGAAGAAATTGCCGACCTTCAGAACACGATTGCCGACGAAGTCATATGCTCTGTCAGCAAGCGGGTCCCAAGGGTATACGTCAACGCGAAAAACCATCAGACTGCCTAA
- a CDS encoding leucyl aminopeptidase, with protein MEVRVVQGSITEIPSDALIVNLFEGVTAPGGATGAVDRALDGAISELIAAGEIKGKICETTLIHTHGKIAPKRVLVVGLGKTDEFDLYAVRKAAGAAIRFLKGKSLRSVTTIVHGAGIGGLNPAEAARATIEATILGMYEPDLYKKEKSQRIETFTLVERDPQKASEFEAAAAEGQILAEATNYARDLANEPANKMTPTILAEKAQEIAQEYGLEIDILDENRMNNLGMGAILAVAQGSAQPPRLIVMRYQAGDDKPTIAFIGKGLTFDSGGISIKPSENMRDMKFDMAGGAAVLGAMKAIAQLKPAINVLGVVPASENLPDGKAYKPGDVITCMSGKTVEIITTDAEGRMLLADAITYAKQLGADYLVDIATLTGSCVIALGIEITGLFGNNRKLIEYVLDASKSAGEKMWELPLEKDYMRQLKSDIADIENAGGRFGGAITGALFLKEFAEDTPWVHLDIAGTSDVPGAEAESYRAPGATGVGVRTFYHLVKKIAG; from the coding sequence GTGGAAGTTAGAGTTGTACAAGGGTCTATTACTGAAATACCTAGCGATGCATTAATAGTAAACCTTTTTGAGGGCGTCACCGCTCCCGGCGGTGCGACTGGGGCGGTAGATCGTGCACTTGATGGAGCTATCAGCGAGCTGATCGCCGCAGGTGAAATCAAAGGCAAAATTTGTGAGACTACGCTCATTCATACGCATGGGAAGATTGCACCGAAACGGGTTCTGGTGGTTGGCCTTGGGAAGACCGATGAATTCGACTTGTATGCCGTCCGTAAAGCTGCTGGCGCCGCAATCCGCTTCTTGAAAGGCAAAAGCTTGCGGAGCGTCACTACAATAGTCCATGGAGCAGGTATTGGTGGACTTAACCCCGCCGAAGCAGCGCGGGCCACCATAGAGGCTACAATCCTTGGCATGTATGAACCTGATCTTTACAAGAAAGAAAAATCCCAACGGATTGAGACCTTTACATTAGTCGAACGAGACCCCCAGAAGGCTTCCGAGTTCGAGGCAGCTGCAGCCGAGGGACAAATTCTCGCCGAAGCAACCAACTACGCACGTGACCTGGCAAACGAGCCAGCGAACAAGATGACGCCAACTATACTAGCCGAGAAGGCACAGGAGATAGCACAAGAATATGGTCTGGAGATAGACATTCTAGATGAGAACCGCATGAATAATTTAGGCATGGGAGCAATCCTTGCAGTCGCTCAAGGTAGCGCGCAACCGCCAAGGTTAATTGTCATGCGATATCAAGCTGGCGACGACAAGCCGACAATCGCATTTATTGGCAAAGGGCTGACCTTCGACAGCGGCGGCATTTCCATAAAGCCAAGCGAAAACATGCGTGACATGAAGTTCGACATGGCCGGCGGTGCCGCAGTACTCGGCGCCATGAAGGCTATTGCTCAGCTTAAACCAGCAATCAACGTTCTGGGTGTTGTTCCTGCATCAGAGAATCTTCCCGACGGGAAAGCATATAAGCCTGGCGATGTGATTACCTGCATGAGTGGCAAAACTGTGGAGATTATCACAACCGACGCCGAAGGGCGAATGCTTCTTGCAGATGCAATTACTTACGCAAAACAGCTGGGCGCAGACTACCTGGTGGATATCGCCACGCTGACCGGTTCATGTGTGATAGCCCTTGGGATTGAAATTACGGGTCTCTTCGGAAACAACCGCAAGCTGATTGAGTATGTTCTCGACGCTTCAAAGTCTGCAGGCGAAAAAATGTGGGAACTTCCACTCGAAAAGGATTACATGCGGCAACTCAAAAGCGATATCGCCGATATTGAAAACGCTGGCGGCAGGTTTGGCGGTGCAATCACTGGCGCCCTTTTCCTGAAGGAGTTCGCTGAGGATACGCCGTGGGTCCATCTCGACATTGCCGGAACCTCAGACGTTCCAGGAGCAGAAGCAGAGTCGTACCGAGCTCCAGGTGCAACCGGCGTGGGAGTGCGCACTTTTTACCACTTAGTTAAGAAAATAGCCGGCTAA
- a CDS encoding sulfatase: MAENAMNRREFLKIAGIGAAALALPSWLPNTAVGDNKPNIIVIVSDDQGYAELGCQGCKDIPTPNIDSIAKNGVRFTNGYVSCPVCSPTRAGLLTGRYQQRFGHEFNPGPANVADAQFGLPLTETTLAARLKTAGYKTGIVGKWHLGYNEPYWPINRGFDEFFGFLGGAHQYFGEGKEARNRIMRGKEPVEEKEYLTDAFAREAVSFINRHSKEKFFLYLAFNAVHSPLQAPEKYLSRFASITDKKRRTFAAMLSAMDDAVGKVLDALRKNEIEENTLIFFISDNGGPTLNTTSRNDPLRGYKGQVYEGGIRVPYLVQWKGVIPAGKVYDKPVISLDIAPTACAVAGADTKGAKFDGVNLLPFLTGKSKDNPHDVLYWRFGAQSAIRKGNWKLVKLEDGYTELYNLEEDIGEKNNLNSKNQEKVKELSDLLAKWDSELAEPLWKGRGATKKRMAKQRRKAANQ, translated from the coding sequence ATGGCGGAAAACGCAATGAACAGGCGCGAATTTTTGAAAATCGCAGGTATAGGTGCGGCAGCACTTGCTCTACCAAGCTGGCTTCCAAATACGGCTGTGGGAGACAATAAACCAAACATAATTGTAATTGTCTCCGATGACCAGGGCTATGCCGAATTGGGATGTCAGGGATGCAAAGATATCCCTACGCCAAACATTGACTCCATTGCGAAAAATGGGGTCCGCTTCACCAACGGATACGTCTCATGTCCAGTCTGCAGTCCCACTAGGGCGGGGCTACTCACAGGAAGGTATCAACAAAGATTCGGGCATGAATTTAATCCAGGTCCGGCTAACGTAGCAGACGCCCAATTTGGGCTTCCTCTTACTGAAACCACTTTGGCTGCACGGCTCAAGACTGCCGGCTACAAAACAGGAATCGTCGGGAAATGGCACCTCGGCTACAATGAACCTTATTGGCCGATAAACAGAGGATTTGACGAGTTTTTTGGATTTCTTGGTGGTGCTCACCAATACTTCGGCGAGGGCAAAGAGGCTCGGAACCGCATAATGCGGGGAAAAGAACCAGTGGAAGAGAAAGAATACCTAACCGATGCTTTTGCCCGCGAGGCAGTTTCGTTTATTAATAGGCATAGCAAAGAAAAATTTTTCCTCTATCTAGCGTTCAACGCAGTACATTCGCCTCTGCAGGCACCCGAAAAATACCTTAGCCGTTTCGCCTCAATCACCGATAAAAAGCGCCGGACATTTGCTGCAATGCTTTCGGCGATGGACGATGCGGTTGGAAAGGTTCTCGACGCTCTTCGGAAAAATGAGATTGAGGAAAATACGCTGATCTTCTTCATAAGCGATAACGGCGGGCCAACGCTAAATACAACTTCGAGAAACGACCCGCTAAGGGGGTATAAAGGCCAAGTTTATGAAGGCGGAATTCGCGTGCCCTATTTGGTTCAATGGAAAGGCGTGATTCCCGCAGGTAAGGTTTACGACAAGCCAGTCATATCGCTAGATATTGCGCCAACCGCGTGTGCGGTAGCGGGCGCCGACACAAAAGGAGCCAAGTTCGACGGTGTTAACCTGCTTCCGTTCCTGACAGGCAAATCGAAAGACAATCCCCATGATGTTTTATACTGGCGATTTGGTGCTCAATCAGCAATTCGAAAAGGCAATTGGAAGCTTGTGAAATTGGAGGATGGCTACACCGAACTTTATAACTTGGAAGAAGATATCGGTGAGAAGAATAATCTCAATTCAAAGAACCAAGAGAAAGTAAAGGAACTTAGTGATTTGCTGGCGAAATGGGATTCTGAGCTTGCCGAGCCCTTATGGAAAGGGCGCGGAGCAACTAAAAAACGCATGGCAAAACAAAGAAGAAAAGCCGCAAATCAATAA
- a CDS encoding phBC6A51 family helix-turn-helix protein, with protein sequence MLTTNQRRAIPLLFRLTDEEIAEKLRISKRTLDEWKRSPDFASAICDYVKENRRTALRLLSERYVEAARELESLIKSKDEKIKYKAIIDLLKASNLLKDADVHENDSIEQILQQIEAKELGEDDDSSEED encoded by the coding sequence ATGCTTACTACAAACCAGCGTAGGGCTATTCCCCTGCTTTTTAGGTTGACAGATGAGGAGATTGCAGAGAAGTTGAGAATAAGCAAAAGGACACTTGATGAGTGGAAAAGGAGCCCTGATTTTGCCAGCGCCATATGCGATTATGTCAAAGAAAATCGCCGTACGGCACTTAGGTTACTTTCTGAGCGTTATGTAGAGGCTGCCCGCGAACTCGAGAGCCTCATCAAATCGAAGGATGAAAAAATAAAATACAAAGCAATTATTGACCTCCTCAAGGCAAGCAATCTTTTAAAGGACGCGGATGTTCATGAGAATGATTCAATCGAACAAATTCTCCAGCAGATTGAGGCTAAAGAATTAGGTGAAGATGATGACTCCAGCGAAGAGGATTAA
- a CDS encoding M20 family metallopeptidase — protein sequence MRIDDKYLINLHTKLVNIPSVFPNEKEIMLFLEDELKCLGFTPHRLTVTQDRFNLLVRIGNGSPILCLNAHSDTVPPSGKSVPKAKIKNGRMYGLGSADDKASIAAMVAAIRAISEADVKLNGTLDLFISVDEEGDAQGVRSAIENGYKCDMVITGEPTNLQMVPTHCGLLILEITTYGKSTHGSIPMQGVNAIDRMFELISGLRKVATEYPSHPLIGPGTMNLGIIKGGDRPNRVPDRCEAAVDIRLVPPMTVKELLNRIRQYFDDWKGKADYNIAKQGEPLNTPHDSNLVCALASAGEKILGHAPEIVGWRGWTDAESFQTGIGVDAVVFGPGKLEQAHSANEYVDLEQVCLAARIYAEVTTRLLAK from the coding sequence ATGCGCATTGACGATAAGTATTTAATCAACCTGCATACTAAGCTTGTGAATATACCAAGCGTCTTTCCGAACGAAAAGGAAATCATGCTTTTTCTTGAGGATGAACTCAAGTGTTTGGGATTTACCCCGCACCGCCTGACGGTAACGCAAGACCGCTTTAACCTTCTAGTACGAATTGGAAATGGAAGCCCCATACTTTGCCTGAACGCTCATTCTGACACAGTTCCTCCTAGTGGAAAGTCAGTGCCCAAAGCAAAGATTAAGAATGGACGCATGTATGGGCTGGGTAGTGCAGATGATAAAGCATCAATTGCCGCCATGGTTGCCGCAATTCGGGCAATCTCCGAAGCGGATGTCAAACTTAACGGCACACTAGACCTGTTTATTTCCGTTGATGAAGAAGGCGATGCGCAAGGCGTTCGGTCGGCAATCGAGAATGGTTATAAATGCGATATGGTAATTACAGGCGAGCCAACCAACCTCCAGATGGTGCCAACCCATTGCGGCTTGCTTATTTTGGAGATCACCACCTACGGAAAATCCACCCACGGTTCAATCCCAATGCAAGGCGTCAATGCGATTGACCGAATGTTTGAGCTTATTTCCGGACTTCGCAAAGTAGCGACAGAATACCCATCCCATCCGCTAATTGGGCCAGGAACAATGAACTTAGGGATAATAAAAGGAGGCGACCGACCAAACCGCGTACCCGACCGATGTGAGGCGGCAGTAGACATTCGATTAGTGCCACCAATGACCGTTAAGGAACTTCTTAATCGCATAAGACAGTACTTCGACGATTGGAAGGGGAAGGCAGACTATAATATTGCAAAACAGGGCGAACCGCTTAACACACCGCATGACTCAAACCTTGTGTGCGCGCTTGCTTCTGCGGGCGAGAAGATTCTCGGGCATGCACCTGAGATTGTCGGCTGGCGCGGATGGACAGACGCAGAATCATTCCAAACGGGCATTGGGGTTGATGCGGTTGTATTTGGGCCAGGCAAGCTTGAGCAAGCACATTCGGCAAACGAATACGTTGACCTGGAGCAGGTATGCCTTGCGGCGCGCATATATGCTGAAGTCACAACTAGACTATTGGCAAAATGA
- a CDS encoding terminase family protein, with the protein MDNHQVKVAACGRRWGKTVAAAIDVATYAISNNGSIQMIVAPTYDQSKLISRTVERLLLSHSEIRKYTKITRTPYTEICLRNSRIMARTADEDGRNLRGHSADRVVVDEAAFVRDEVVEEVIGPMLADRNGQLSLISTPFGKNHFYRAFIRGSNCQPTIAESDGKHPISNARYSYRSFRFPSWANPYISRQYIENQREILTERQFKIEYEAEFIDDQNSVFAWEDIQKAICTEQINFEPTAFVAGVDWARYSDYTAVVVLAVGYQSPVNGVGHGAHRFHVVALDRFNRMEWKLQVKRVADILCQFGVRGIAVDQSSIGDPLLENLGHVLWEEHGLDAELEGVIFTNKTKRELIDNLAVRLAHNELRFPYIKHLIQELQFYEYELTESGNVRTSARRGYTDDCVCALALALRIAPRYLFGGNFLTTGRIRDSVKGWY; encoded by the coding sequence TTGGACAATCATCAAGTAAAGGTGGCGGCATGTGGGAGACGTTGGGGAAAGACCGTAGCCGCAGCAATTGATGTCGCAACATATGCTATTTCAAACAACGGCTCAATCCAAATGATAGTCGCTCCCACTTATGACCAGAGCAAGCTGATTTCGCGGACAGTCGAGAGGCTGCTCCTCTCCCATTCTGAAATCCGAAAGTATACCAAGATTACTCGAACGCCTTATACTGAAATTTGCCTGCGAAACAGCAGAATCATGGCTCGGACAGCTGATGAGGATGGAAGAAATCTCCGAGGCCATTCAGCCGACCGCGTTGTGGTGGATGAAGCTGCGTTTGTGCGTGATGAAGTAGTCGAAGAGGTTATTGGGCCAATGCTAGCCGATCGAAATGGCCAATTATCGCTGATATCAACGCCTTTTGGCAAAAACCATTTTTATCGTGCTTTCATCCGAGGAAGCAATTGTCAGCCAACAATAGCAGAGTCTGACGGCAAACATCCGATTTCCAATGCCAGATATTCATATCGTTCGTTCCGTTTCCCGTCGTGGGCAAATCCATACATCAGCAGACAGTATATAGAAAACCAGCGAGAAATATTGACCGAGCGGCAGTTTAAAATCGAATATGAAGCGGAGTTTATTGATGACCAAAATTCAGTATTCGCCTGGGAGGACATTCAAAAGGCGATTTGCACTGAGCAAATCAACTTTGAACCGACGGCCTTTGTGGCGGGTGTTGATTGGGCACGTTACTCAGACTACACCGCAGTGGTTGTATTGGCTGTAGGCTACCAATCGCCAGTAAATGGCGTTGGGCATGGCGCCCACCGATTCCACGTAGTTGCCCTAGACCGTTTCAACCGTATGGAATGGAAGTTGCAGGTTAAGCGAGTTGCTGACATACTTTGCCAATTTGGAGTTCGAGGAATTGCTGTAGACCAGTCTTCTATTGGCGACCCGCTTTTGGAAAACCTGGGGCATGTGCTTTGGGAAGAGCATGGGCTAGACGCAGAACTTGAGGGCGTAATCTTTACGAATAAGACCAAGCGCGAATTAATTGATAACTTAGCTGTCCGTCTTGCCCATAATGAGCTTCGGTTTCCGTATATTAAACATCTTATCCAGGAGCTCCAATTTTATGAATATGAGCTAACGGAATCGGGGAACGTGAGAACTAGCGCACGGAGGGGATATACTGACGACTGCGTCTGCGCCCTAGCGCTTGCACTGCGCATTGCGCCGAGATATTTGTTTGGTGGTAACTTTTTGACCACAGGCCGAATAAGAGATTCAGTGAAAGGATGGTATTAG
- a CDS encoding fumarylacetoacetate hydrolase family protein has protein sequence MKIARFAAPDLGPENIGIVLNGEVFNFTGAFQAYQLFEKQVCECPVHSPMELMEKGLFSVETFQNVLDFSKKHGMMERFTVKQYKLLAPIKRPSKIIALGRNYMAHALESGMAIPTEPIIFAKANSAVIGPDEPVIYKKFLTRVDPEGELAVIIGKEGSSIPESEAESYIAGYTIMNDVTARDLQKHDLSISSPWLRSKGIDTFCPLGPWIVLPDEIHEPVELDIETRVNGEVRQKDNTRSLMFKIPYLIHWISQYHTLFPGDVISTGTPEGMKPVFPGDIMEVEIEKIGILRNPVVSE, from the coding sequence ATGAAAATCGCTCGCTTTGCTGCACCAGATCTTGGGCCAGAAAATATTGGAATCGTGCTCAACGGTGAAGTATTCAATTTCACAGGTGCCTTTCAGGCATATCAGCTCTTTGAAAAACAAGTGTGCGAATGCCCCGTTCACTCACCAATGGAGCTAATGGAAAAGGGATTATTTTCCGTCGAGACATTCCAAAATGTTCTTGATTTCTCCAAGAAACACGGAATGATGGAGCGCTTCACTGTGAAGCAGTACAAGCTTCTTGCGCCAATTAAAAGGCCTTCGAAGATTATCGCCCTGGGGCGAAATTATATGGCGCATGCTCTCGAAAGCGGCATGGCGATACCGACCGAACCAATTATATTCGCAAAGGCGAACTCGGCGGTAATTGGTCCAGATGAGCCGGTTATTTACAAAAAATTCCTTACTCGTGTTGATCCTGAAGGCGAACTTGCAGTAATTATTGGCAAGGAAGGCTCAAGCATTCCCGAGAGCGAGGCGGAATCGTATATTGCTGGATACACAATAATGAACGACGTAACAGCTCGTGATTTACAAAAGCATGATTTAAGCATTTCAAGCCCATGGCTTAGGTCGAAAGGGATTGATACCTTCTGCCCTCTCGGACCTTGGATTGTGCTTCCAGACGAGATTCACGAGCCCGTCGAGCTTGACATTGAAACTCGTGTGAATGGCGAAGTTCGCCAGAAAGACAACACACGAAGCCTGATGTTCAAGATACCATACCTTATTCACTGGATATCCCAATATCATACGCTATTCCCTGGCGACGTTATTTCAACAGGCACCCCTGAAGGGATGAAGCCAGTGTTTCCCGGGGATATTATGGAAGTCGAGATAGAAAAGATTGGAATTTTAAGGAATCCAGTGGTGAGCGAGTAG
- a CDS encoding HAD-IC family P-type ATPase, whose translation MNEKVEQIQEVRTENWHAITVNEVFDHLKSTPDGLSTAEAQARLAEYGQNVLPEARPVSPFIIFMRQFRSPLIYILLIAALFSFVTNHPIDGGVIMAVLILNALIGFFQEYRAERALEALKKLGAPRAIVLRDEEEVNIPASELVPGDVILLTTGERVPADARIFEAINLKVDESNLTGESFAVDKSIEPLPPETPLADRKNMVYSGTTVVYGRGKAIITATGVNTKIGQIALNIATEPGELTPVQKHLATLGSNLGIVGIAIAVIIIAAGLIKAFSLYEMLFTGVAVAVSFIPEGLPAAVTIVLAVGVQRMAQRNSLIRKLPAVETLGSATVICTDKTGTLTKNEMTVRAGYTPEEAFTVTGEGYAPIGKFLIGNQEIDKNHIGIRRLFEALVLCNDARLHHEDNGWRIVGDPTEGALVVAGEKLGLRKHELEDEQKRIAELPFDSQRRYMATLHLLPDGRKIVYVKGAPEKILAMSGTYLKSNDVLPLTSDKAAEFVARNAEMAEEALRVLAAAYKELPREQEVISHSDVESGLVFLGAVGMMDPPREEAPMAVKQAREAGIRVIMITGDHANTARAIAESIGLLEREMMVVEGRALDRMSDEELAQAIGRIAVIARAEPEHKLRIIKALKERGHVVAMTGDGVNDAPALKCADIGIAMGISGTDVAKEAADMILLDDNFATIVSAVEEGRAIFANIRKVVQYLLSTNTGEVFIYLTTILSGLPLPLFPVQILWINLVTDGFCTAPLSFEPKEPGLLKEPPRDPKERIVNRYVVSNIVFVALFMLIGTFSLYYWGLGSIGIWKARTFAFVVMALFQAFNALNVRSSRYSLFKIGVLTNPYLLAGATASAVAQIASVHLPFFQTIFRTVALNLSEWTIMVAVSSSVFIAEEIRKAFLPHLFMPSQTRHAPGNQRTQ comes from the coding sequence ATGAACGAAAAAGTGGAGCAGATTCAGGAAGTAAGAACAGAAAACTGGCACGCAATTACCGTTAATGAGGTATTCGATCACCTAAAGAGCACTCCGGACGGCCTCTCAACTGCTGAGGCGCAAGCAAGGTTAGCAGAATATGGCCAAAATGTGCTTCCCGAAGCCAGGCCGGTTTCGCCCTTCATAATCTTTATGCGCCAATTTCGAAGCCCCCTAATTTACATTTTGCTCATTGCGGCCTTATTCTCATTCGTCACAAACCATCCTATCGATGGCGGCGTGATAATGGCAGTGCTAATCCTAAACGCACTCATTGGATTTTTTCAGGAATACAGGGCGGAACGAGCACTCGAAGCTCTGAAAAAGTTGGGCGCACCGCGAGCAATCGTACTGCGCGATGAAGAAGAGGTGAATATTCCCGCCAGCGAGCTTGTGCCAGGTGATGTGATACTTCTCACCACGGGCGAACGCGTGCCAGCCGACGCCCGGATTTTCGAAGCGATAAACCTTAAAGTGGACGAGTCCAACCTAACTGGCGAATCATTTGCAGTTGATAAAAGTATCGAACCGCTTCCTCCAGAAACACCTCTAGCAGACCGAAAGAACATGGTTTATTCGGGAACAACAGTTGTTTATGGCCGCGGCAAAGCAATTATCACAGCCACTGGTGTAAACACCAAAATCGGCCAAATTGCATTGAACATAGCAACCGAGCCAGGAGAACTGACGCCGGTTCAAAAGCATCTTGCAACTCTTGGGTCGAACCTCGGAATTGTAGGAATTGCCATTGCTGTGATTATTATCGCCGCCGGGTTGATAAAAGCATTCAGCCTTTACGAGATGCTCTTCACTGGCGTTGCAGTAGCCGTGTCGTTTATTCCCGAAGGTTTGCCAGCAGCTGTAACTATCGTACTTGCGGTTGGGGTTCAGCGGATGGCACAGCGGAACTCACTTATCCGCAAGCTCCCAGCAGTCGAGACTCTGGGGTCTGCAACCGTAATCTGTACCGACAAGACGGGCACGCTAACAAAGAACGAAATGACAGTCCGGGCGGGCTATACCCCAGAGGAGGCGTTCACTGTCACTGGTGAAGGTTATGCACCGATTGGCAAGTTTCTCATTGGAAACCAAGAAATTGATAAAAACCACATAGGGATTCGAAGGCTTTTTGAGGCACTAGTTTTGTGCAACGATGCACGGCTACATCATGAGGACAATGGATGGCGCATTGTTGGCGACCCGACCGAGGGGGCACTTGTCGTCGCAGGCGAAAAGCTTGGCTTGCGGAAGCATGAATTAGAAGATGAACAAAAGAGGATTGCCGAACTACCATTTGACTCCCAAAGGAGATATATGGCTACGCTCCATCTACTGCCAGATGGGCGAAAAATCGTATATGTCAAGGGCGCTCCCGAAAAGATACTTGCAATGAGTGGAACCTACCTAAAAAGCAATGATGTGCTGCCACTCACCTCCGATAAAGCCGCCGAATTTGTAGCTCGAAATGCTGAAATGGCAGAGGAAGCTTTAAGGGTCCTTGCTGCTGCCTATAAAGAACTACCGCGTGAACAGGAAGTAATCAGTCATTCGGATGTAGAGTCAGGCCTTGTTTTCCTTGGAGCAGTTGGCATGATGGATCCCCCAAGAGAAGAAGCACCAATGGCAGTCAAGCAAGCAAGGGAAGCTGGAATTCGTGTCATAATGATAACCGGCGACCATGCTAATACCGCACGCGCCATAGCGGAATCGATAGGCCTTCTAGAAAGAGAAATGATGGTTGTAGAGGGCAGGGCGCTGGACAGAATGAGCGACGAAGAGCTTGCCCAAGCAATCGGACGCATTGCTGTAATTGCACGTGCTGAACCTGAACATAAACTTCGAATTATTAAGGCATTAAAAGAGCGCGGTCATGTTGTGGCTATGACAGGCGACGGCGTAAATGATGCTCCAGCGCTCAAATGTGCTGACATCGGAATAGCTATGGGAATCAGCGGCACAGACGTAGCAAAAGAAGCAGCAGATATGATACTTCTTGATGACAATTTTGCAACAATCGTATCAGCTGTCGAAGAAGGCCGCGCTATATTTGCAAATATCCGCAAGGTTGTTCAATATCTGCTTTCAACAAACACCGGTGAGGTATTCATATACCTTACTACAATTCTCTCAGGTCTCCCATTGCCTTTATTTCCGGTGCAAATTCTTTGGATTAACCTAGTCACTGACGGCTTTTGCACAGCTCCACTGTCGTTTGAACCAAAAGAACCAGGCTTGCTAAAAGAACCACCTAGAGATCCAAAGGAGCGCATAGTTAACCGCTATGTGGTTAGCAACATAGTTTTTGTGGCACTTTTCATGCTAATTGGAACCTTCTCGCTTTACTACTGGGGGCTTGGAAGCATAGGCATATGGAAAGCTCGAACCTTCGCCTTTGTGGTTATGGCGCTTTTCCAAGCATTTAACGCATTGAACGTTCGATCGAGTCGCTACTCATTGTTCAAAATTGGCGTGCTAACTAATCCATACTTGCTGGCTGGCGCAACCGCGTCTGCAGTTGCCCAGATTGCATCAGTCCATTTACCATTTTTCCAAACAATATTTCGCACAGTGGCTCTAAACCTATCGGAGTGGACAATTATGGTGGCGGTTTCCAGTAGCGTCTTTATCGCTGAAGAAATCAGAAAGGCGTTTTTACCACACTTATTCATGCCATCACAAACTCGGCACGCTCCTGGAAATCAACGCACTCAGTAG